A region of the Dreissena polymorpha isolate Duluth1 chromosome 6, UMN_Dpol_1.0, whole genome shotgun sequence genome:
TTTGAATATAGTGCTAACTAAATGATATGATTTCGTACATATCTGGACATTATTTTGATTTTGGCACCACAACGGCTTTCGCTGTGTATCGTTATTAGCTTGTGAGACGATATGATTACTTTTGTTTCTTAATATTTATGGATATATAAAAGAATCTTCTACTTGTATAATTACTTTTTATCGCCGTTTCCAAAAATTGTTCAgacataatacataatttttCTTGTATAGCTGGTTTACCAGAACTGACTAATATCACGACGGTCAGTTAATAAACCAGCTCTAGGGGCCTATGGTTATGCCAATACCTGACAAGTGCCCTACTTGATGCAGTCGTAGATGACACAGGCAGTAAAAATACTTTCATGACCAATGCCCGCACACCAAGATCCTCAGATTTGTAGTCCAGCGATCTACCAACAAAGCTAGCCGGCCCGGTTTACAAAGTTTTCttcttttatttatatgtgaTCAAATTCTTACAAACCGCAACACATTATTCGGCGTAAAAAGCTGTTTCGTTACATTTTCACAAACGATCCTAAATTTTCGTTAAGACCCTAAACTTCTTTCGTAATATCGGGtgtgttttatttttgatattttttactaCCAACGATAATATTCCCAaaacatttttgtatataaaGTCAGAAATGTTGCAAGTAACCTACCCTATTTAAGAAGGTAAACGTTTAAACAAGCATGTTATTTTTTTGGTCTTAAACGGCAAAAATCAATCGACAGGACTTACCTAATTCTTGCGTTAATGTATTTAAATCTACGACTTCCGGTCGTCCAGGTTCTTCTCCGCTGGAGGAGATCACGTGGTGAACGTTTGACAGCTGAGTACTTGTGGGATTGTCTGAAAAACTACCAAAAACACATATTGTACTAATTATAACAATACGTAATGGCTTACGTAATGGCTTTGATATGCATTCGATTGTTTAAAAACGACTGTTATGAATGAAGTCTAAATAAAAGCCTTGAAGCCTTGtagttgttattgtttacaattgTGTCCAAATTTTTCGTTTGTTTCTCAACTAACCTATCGTTTTTTGCGTTGTTCAAATGTACTGCATTTAAGTTAATAGCAAACCTGCCGTAAAACATAGTCCCGTAAATGGTATGGTATTGTATcgaaaatgttataaataaatacaatgtgttgttgatttattgatttgttaTTGATTTGAATATGCATGATGttgatttaatgcattttaaaaattacatatttaataattatttgactATTTGGATTTATTTCATTCGTCTGCGGTCTTATCCTTATGGTTTTGGTGTAATTATGCATCCAATGACATTAAAGGGCGCTGACCATGAGTTTTCAATGCTGACTTCATGGACTGCGTTTATGAAGCTAGATGTTCCATCTCTCGTGTCACCTGTGTCGTCTATTACTGCTTTTTCAGTTTCTTTTGCGGTCGTTCTGATTATATCAGAGTTCCTGAAATAACAACGTATCATTGTTCTTTACAAGTTTACGTTTTTTTATGCTAAAAAATAACACTCTTTCTCagcgtttaaaataaaataattatttcagcaAAACTAAGGTATAACACATTTATAACCAATAACAGACACGTATTTATACATGTAAAGCATAGAATACAACAATTAGGTTTAACTCACCAACTTCTAAAACTACCGAAGTCCTCGCCTGTGGATGGCTGACTTTCGCTTGTCGCAGTGTTACCAAAATCcttattgtacaacaaacacggTTTATCTACCTCGGTTAGATATATAATGGGACGGGAGTCACCATCCTTTGTCGTATAATGAGGATTGGCTAAAACGTTTCCTGGAGTGTCTTCTATGACTAACATTGAACTCTGTTTATAACAATGTCGTGTAGTTATAGATTAAAAGCATGTTCTTGTTAATGTGTATATCTAAAACCGCGATTTTAGTAAATAGTGGTTATTGATAAcctaaatatatgtttttatttgagaACGTATTAGACTTAATAGCAAGAGGATAAAAGATCACTTGAGAACCGAATCAACTTTAGTATTCCAAGCAGCCTTTTCGATGTTTTCAAATCAATGTGTTTCCTTACTTTGCTTTTTACCctaaacaatttttgaactcagctgagatatcataagaacatatgttgttatgctgattaggaaaataaattAGACATAAAAAACGGTTCGCCCCATTGTAGCCTGGTAACATAGTTTTGAATAGcacatgatccagtttcgaactcggccgaagTAACACTGTAGCCAATACAGTGTTATATGAAACTTGGgagataaatgtggcctcaagtaTGTACATAATTTACATGTTGAAAACGAACTATGGACGACGGACAACGGTGATCAAAGAAGCTAACCATGAGCAGATATTGTAGGGAGCTTAGCAAAAAGCATATTGCTCCAACTGTGCTTGAATTATTTGGTAATAGAAGACGGTttgtgtaataaataaaaaaagtgtcGACTACAAAACAACCAAAATTATTGCGATCTTCATAGAAATTTCTTATTGTTTGTAAGAACAAGCTCATAAGTATAATATTTATCCATTTTTACGGTATGCTCCTGCTATCCTGGGTTAGAAACTAACAATTGACCTCAGTCTATTTCCTTTTTTGTACAAAGgacatatgtttttttatgcatGAACATATAGTGCCCGCCACAAATTTACGGGGTCGTTGTCCTGCTTGTTTCCCTCCCTAGCTTGCTTCCAGTACTTATAATAGTTACCGGCAATTTTGAATGTCCTTTAACAAGACAAATATTTCTGAATAATAATTACGTATGTATTTTCGAGATCTGTTGGGTAATAATACACATAACTGACCTGTTTGGGTATAGTGGAGTCTAAATTTCCATCAAACTCGATGCCTTGTTTCACTTCTTCCCTCGTATTGGTATTCATCGGGGGGCTTCTTGTTAGTTTTTTTTCTTGCTGAAAAGTGATTGGTAATAGCATGCACATGAGTTGATTTCCTATATATTATCCGCGTTATACCCATCTGAATTACAATTCCCATATACAATGCATGTACTATTGTATtatacatatgttcaatttttttcatttatcGTTGTTTAAGTCATGTAGAGGTAGTAAACTACATCTTCACACTTTTTCTGCATCAGCATAGCAGATCCACGAACTATGTTGCCAATTACTATAACAATAACAAACACTTTAATGTCAACAAAAAAGCAAAGTAACCATTGAAATATATGACCAACATGTGAAATATTCCTGATATTGGCATTAATCTTTATCTTTAAACACACTTAAATATTACAGCAAAACGGAAACAAATTCTCCAAGAATTATAAAAtcagttataaaaacaaataacaaaaaatactCTTGTACACTGAAAcatataaccatttttaaacctatatttttaaagtaattgtaaaaacaattatcTCAAAGTTGTTAATATCTCTGAAAGTGAATATTTTCAGAGAATATTTCAGAAAATATATCATTAGTATAATATTTATCCATTTGTTACGGTATGTTCATGCTATCTTGGGTTAGAAACTAACATTTTGACCTCAGTCTACTTCCTTTTTTGTACAAAGGATATATGTTTTTATGCATGAACATAAAATGCTCGCCACAATAATATTATCTCTGAAATTGTATATTAGGACTGAAAACCATATGTCTACGGGGCATAATCTCATTTTTAGTAGAATGAATCCGGAGCCCTTATAAAGGAATTTTAACAACGAAAACCTTACCAGCagtaattaatacatattttaatgaacttaaaataattaatgtttgtAGATACGCAAAATGGATAtccttttttttaaagtgaacatAAGCATTATTTTATTACCATTTACCTTTATACTTAAATTATAAGAAATAAGTGTATATTACGAAGATTTTTGTAACTGGGGGGATTATGGTGGGATACGATAACCATATATGTTTCGGGATATTTATCACGTTAACCACTTTAGTATTGTGTTATTTAAGTATTATCTTGTTTGCGTATGAGTTAGTATAATTCTGTCGGTTATTGTTCtgcttaaattaaatattgcctGAACGTGCACTATAATGACCACATGATTTCAGTTAACAAAAACTTAAGTTTAAGTTGTAAAAAGAAGATTAACGTGTTATCACTttcgttaaaatattattataacaaaaaagaTCGCTTAATATAGACAATTCGGTCTATAAAGCAGTATCAGGAATATTTTAGCGTATCTAATGTGACCCTTTCTCAGACAAACGCGTAAACACGGTTAAATTTCATATTCGTTCCTATGTTGTACCTCATATAGAATAGAAGGAGGATTGGAGGTCGCTCGCTCAGCAACCATAGAGCATTCAATGCTACCGCTGCCCTGCGCTTCTTtctctttctttctttttcttgtcTTGCGTCTTTTATTTTCACGTTCACTTTGCGACGGCACATTTTCAACATAACTTTTTTTCATGTACCCTAACCGGATTTCTTCCGGAGAGGTTTGCAGGAGAACCGCTTCCTCCTTTGCTTCAACCTTCAATAGCGGGGCGAAAGCATCTACATCAAATATGGGATACTACTAtcactaatactaatactaatacgaTACTTAACTACAAGTAAGTGTAACAAATTTGGAGGTATTATTTTCATACCAAACAGCTTTAACGTAATCAGCATTTTCAATCCTATATTCCTAAAAAAAATTTAACtacaaatgaaaaataacatataGGTATAAAGTTGGATTTATGCGATGATATCTGCCCGTCATATGACTTCATATTAATGTGTTTTTCTATGTTAAAAAGACTCAACggtttgaatttttaaaaaacgAGAAATATCTTACATGTGAAGTTTTGATTCTTTTTTCAGTTATGAAATTTGGTGAAGACTAATATAATAAGTGTTGCAACTacgtttgaaattatgtaataacGTTCTCACGAAAACACGATAGCATATTTGCTCCTTATATTGTAAATCgatctttcttcgaaatgatgtatattttgtttttacttcatgctgttattgcatatgtatgtaaATGATGACGAGCTTTACATGCTTAAGTCTAAATAAAcgattctgttctgttctggttTTGGTGGAATATATTACAGGCTGGTGCTGTTGTGCGGCCTTAAGCGCGAGCCGCTTCGTAAAATGTGCTTGGTGCTCTTCATCAGGGGGTACCATAGCCCATATCGAACGTCTGGAAAATGCGAAAGTTTGCAAACAGCTATTCGTATTGACTTACTGATCAGTTGGGGGTATCAAGAActgaataataaatgaaaaacggATTATAAAATAACCATAAGGTATTTTTATCATGAGTAAAATTCGTGCAATTATATCTAGCCATATTTGTGCTAAATGATATTTGACGACAACGTCTGTAAACGTGTACGTTATGTCACTTTTACCAATcttttaatttatatgtattcatttgtattttaaaataataatgttctaATGATATGATACGTGCATACCCAATAAAGTTTTAATTGTCATGTGTGAAGATTtctataaaatgtgtaattttcATGTGGATATACTTGGCGAAGTGTTATGGAAAATTAATGGCAAAACCATGCAAATGAAACCTACATATGCGTGAGCTTTACCACTCACGCACGTGCATGAGCCTTTACCTCACTTTAATAAAAAGCACGATGAAGGCAGCCAAAAGAGCGAAAAGGGCACCGAGACTGGCATATGCAAGGTATATGCCGGAATCCGTACCTGAAAGTCATATGCAATCAACTGAATTGACCGTAcatttttgtgtatttgtgtTAAAGAAAGTCAATATTAACTTTATAATTGTGAATTCTATTAGCATGCATTACAGGCTTGAATCTTTTCCTTAAAACGTACTCGCGTTTGTTTGTGCACGCGATTAATAAGATGAATGACAAAATAACAgttttgtgtatttgtgttaAAGAAAGTCAATATTAACTTTTTAATTGTGAATTCTATTAGCATGCATTACAGGCTTGAATCTTTTCCTTAAGACGTACTCGCGTTTGTTTGTGCACGCGATTAATAAGATGAATGACAAAATAACAGTTTGTTAGCGGGGTATTATCGTATGTATTTATTTCGATTCAATAGGTATCCATCTCAACAGTTTatccaatatatttattaatacaaaGTCAGTTTGATGGTAATGTTGACAAACTTTAATATaacattaaagttaaacaggGCATTTATGTATTGGAATTTTTTCTTCGCAAATAATTGTTTGAATGTAAAAAACCAAAATGCAATGTGTTGTTAAAAACAAAGAAACTACAATTTTGAAATCAACTGTTACATCTTACTCCGTctcccaaaattttgtttttaacatttaggCAGATAATGTCAATATCCGTTTTTTTGTATGTAAACTTTCacgatttatacagaaataactTTACTGGAAGCTAATTGTATGATGTAAAGTACATTATCATATCTGTATGCATCCGTGAAGTCACTTCACATATGAAATTGAACGTTGGAATATCTTCATATTTCGGAAAATACTGTTTTATGACAATGATGTAATAATTGGATGCcaaatatttaattgatttttcaAGTGTACTTGATTGCAGTAAAGTAGACTGATTAAGTGGGCTGCAGAAGATACACAGGCTTCCGTTTTGAAAATTCCATTGATCAACTGGAAATTCTAAAATTTACTTCTTCGTGTCACATTATTTTGCTCTTATAATGAAGTGCGGTAGAAGTGCCGACAGGGATTTTACTTATTCTTATTACTTAGAAATATATTTAGGAGGATTACGAATATTCGTatacaataaaattaattatacaaCTTGAAGTTGAATATTATGAGTGAAATAAACTATGTATAGTTCGATAATCTAAATGATGAAATGCATTGGTGTGTAAATTAAATACAGAGTAAATTCTTCTTCTAGTAGTTGATCTgtcacatacatacatgtatcataTCATGGTGCACCTGTATCAATTTGagaataaataactttaaaactcTATCATAACGATACATTTATGAGAACTACATGTTAATCTACTAGAATATTTGTCAACGTTGATATATTATCCGACTATTAAAgaatttgttaatttattataCGTGACAATAACAATTGGGCTTTCTTCTATAATATCTAACTTAAGTAAACTTATACTAATCAACGATTTTAAAAAGGAGACTTAACAAGGTACGTATGAAACATGATTGACATACCGGTTGTCACTGCGAGATAAATTAGTTAAAAACAGAATACTTACATTCCGTTGTACACGTTGATGTGTTTCCGATGAACGGTGACGTCACATTGGCCAAGGTCTTGGTTGTGACTTCGGATGTTGTATTGTTCATTTTGGACTGAAATACAAAGcaaagtttttaaagaaatgcatCAACAAATTAATACTTTAGTAAAGGAAAAATATAAATACTAAGGAACAAATAAAAAAGACTCTCTTACACTCTCTTAATGATATTATTTCACCATATAAGTATGCGGAATTCgctttccataaaaaaatattaaatatattatttctgtAGACCAAGGTAAACATCTTGAGTATAGCTGACTATTGTCAATGCATGTAACTggatgaaaataatttatttgttcacGAGATtataataatggatattttgTTTTACGTGTGTGTTCGTGTGTGTGAAAATCATCGTTTTATTTCACTAGAACCGATGCCTGTTGCATTGTATTGTATTAACTTGTAGTCATCTCTTTTAAAGTCACGTCTTGTGGTCGTTGTCCAACGATTAACAATAAAGGCTAGGTTTATTGAGCCGTGTGCTTTGGTTTACTGCTACACACACccaaacacacacgcacgcacacacacacgcgcacgcgcacacgcacgcacacatgcaCTGTCAAAATTTATATGTGTTTCTTTAACGGGCAAATCGCGACGGGCCAACGCCGCAGTTAAGTGGTACGGTACAGTCCGtaaaattattttgtattctGTAACAGTAGGAATTGTTCCTCATCTTATGTAATCGGAAATGTTTTCTCTGATATTCAAAACAAAGTAGGTGAATGGTTCTTAACTCGATAAGCAGATCCTAGTGCGGAATGTGTTCCGACTATCCAAAATCTTGTTGTATGATTTAACCTatataaaagtgatatttatGTCACTATCATAATTCTGTTTTCCcgattacatgtacatatactcGTATTGAATAATGCAGCCTGAATTATATGACACAATCATAATTCAAACTTCTCATTTTTTCCATCCGGCAAACGTTAAATTGTAATTTCATCTCAATAATGGCCGTTTACCGTTTAAGTAATGTTGTTCGTGTTATATATGTAAATTCCTTCGATTTTCTATGTTATTCTATACCTGTCTATGTGATACTATAAACGTTAGTCAATATTCACAACTTTCAGAGTAATATTGTTATCATGTTCCTGAAAATTGAAGTTGAAAGGCTATAACAgcctttaaatattatttaaaggaaAACAATAGGAGTATTTCATTTCTGTAGTTTGCGTAGTTGCGAATCAGTTGTGTGCACGTTTCATCCTGGCATAACTGTCTAACAGAGCATAGATTTTAATGCAAATGCCTTGAACAAAATGTCCATCTGCTATTAACTGAGCAAAAACTTTTGTGTACTATATACATATCAGTTTTCAATCAGGCAATTGATTTCCAAAGCATCAATGTTTGCtgtgacttttattttttatttttcggtTATACGATAATCAAAAGTAATACGTGTTTCCCAATTACTAAGCGGCAACTAAGAATCTCCCCTAAGGCAATATTGTATAAGTAGGAAGGCGTAACACTTGGTAAAGTTTTGCGTTCAAAGCTTTTGAGCCATGAACTAAGATCAGAATCTTATTTGAACTATTTGTTCAGGGCATAACATGCTAGCAGCCAATGAATCAGTTCTGATGCTGGATGATGCTGTTTTCCCAGCTGGCCAAATGCCGTGCTGATTGGAATATACTACCTTCTCAACATCAAGTAACCAAATGAAACACAAGTCTCAACCGATTTCAATCTGAGGTAACAGTTTATACGTGGCTTTTAAAATCCAGCTATGTTCttactttcatttcaatttaaataaatataaacttagAAAAAGTCGCAGAttgttttaaattacaatatttaacttaggccacaattaaaatattgttggtttgccctttaccgaccctagattttacaggtgggtaggtaggtagaaaattattttattttatttgaggaattatatttttaatacactaatagtctatgaatatttataacactggtattaaagcactgttgcagtgtaagaAGTCCTATGTAGCTTCACCATATCTTGTAtgctgttttcttgcatatattaatatcagatgcatgcttgtgtgttattacatcaaatatgtgttcaataaatgatgttaattgccctgaatgtaaataaaatatctaaaataaggaaaacatcaataccacttattgtaacaagatatttataaattatgatgTCAATGTAATTGTATCAACTATCATGCATGGGTTTTAGTTACTTCGATTTGCAGTAagtataaaactaattaaaatcagttttcacttgaatgaatgaatgaaacaAACGTAAAGCAAACCGTTTAAGAAGCTATAGAAATCATTTGACTGACTGTGAcaaccaaatttaaacaaaataaatcgtttCAATTTTTCATCTAAGTTCTAACTTCAGGttaaaagcgaaagtagattaacatgtgcaaatatttacttcatttgaaaactgttatccatttcaaactgaaatcctccgttaaataataataaaaaaatgttcaaagcacAAGAGATGCTgtgcttttaatttgtttagatCGTATTCGCAATTGAACAGAAGTTTACATGTTGACCTTCATTGAGGATTaacactgtccgccattttcatgattttgattGTTTTGACAGGAAAAACTCTTCTATTTCCTgtgcaaaacaaattttaaaactCGTAACTTAATttctttttactgaaaatagttattaaatttatttttaaaccatatGTGATATGAAACCATGCATcacatgtctttaaaaaaataatttcgaaactcggaatcacatgtactttattgttttaaacaaaatggcggactaaGTTGACagtttatagacgcttgcataacTGCCCTAAGACGGTTGACATAATCATCGATTTTATTGAtaatgcactatatcaaatattattttactaactatgtctgaataaaacataagcatgcaaggaaatgcatttttggaacgagtttatttattttatttttttttaacgaaCTCCTGAATGGAACACAATCTATGAGCTAGGAATGGGGTTACCaaaaaaatctctctacttgacACATCTTCGCGACCAGTTTTAGAACATAACTACtcagaaatggaaattctttcagaataaatttaatttaataaacgagCACagataaggatgaaaacaaacaacaaatagatcgattttatgtaggcaatatagtaactgatttgaacctttatatgtctgtaaaaacttaccttaatacatataaaataaattccCTTgctaaatgtaattgtttttgtttaatagtCCACACCAATTTTGACATTCTTTGTCtctgtttcagcatttttaacgcGATGTTTTTTAATTGCcactttgttcatcacaaaccgattatctcgttatgatcggatactgtcctgggagtagacaatcccagaatcgataatttgggcgccgccatattggctattacgtaacccgcgattgaaaacggtactgaagaatttgacagatgacaacgttatcatagtgtacatccgctttattccaataaacagtactttatgacttcgcacagtaggattgaaaacaagtgaaacatgaaaccaagtgtcgatatgtatcacatcgtaaatcaatacaatttaagtaaAAACTATACACcatagattcataaaatatgtgtctctgcaacaatattcagtgacaacacgtaatgtttaaggccgagttggcatttttaagcatagctttcagtaatgcctttgtataaaatttaattatttctttatggactacaattattcaagcataattataaaggtatagaaatatctaaagtctgTAGTAAACGTTGTGagtttagcgtaaatagtgccggagatattaacaaaaATCTATCAatttataaagattggaaataTCCATTcagaccatttttttaaatagatctttgatattaattagatagatttaaggTCGATGCAGACAATAatattgatatctgcctttgttaaAGCCTATAGTATTTCTTATTtaatgtcgtactttctatactttccagagatattcattaagaaacttTGTAAGATTAAAGACCGAGGACGACTtcttttattgaatagtacatatctttgtttttctaaacagttaccatttcgctattaatatttcccttgtaagtgtcatgtTAAAGGTAATAtgcaaatctatagccgaaatgaagtttgtgattctaaaattgttccgtaaatatttattatcgaaactccgtcagatttcaggtagagatttttttaaagttaacattatgtttctagtttagtctaaaactaaagtggtttttatcaatcttttatttaaaaatcgctctcaagctaatacaaaaatatcaagccggaaatgaattttgtgatttaaatgaacaagtatcggagttattcgtttgcaaaactgtgtaagatgtcatgatatgtcatactttttattgaaaaggacatatcagcttttacaactttcttatattattatttaaataacgtttttcatgtaaaataaaagtttattgcctaaaatattattaaatgttcttaataacatcttaattcacgattgaaatgttcaacatgaaaaataatgagccttaaataaacttaaatagttccaattgtgttctctaaaTTTCCTAAAcgtatttctttattaaattttcgtaatacggtctaaatttacgcttaaaaaataaaaacacgaaaaaaaagtgatttatttttctttaattacggattattaatgacagcaacataaatctcatgaaaaaaaatcagcgataaaggcgcgaacgaattcgctaaattggaggcgatgttccaagtgtggattaaaagcgtttatgggtttgcccgtgacaccacatgtctgcacatgtgtagataccataattaagataagatatcacgcgtcacctttaaataacatgttaaatgacaatcaagaccttatttatgccagggacctacacaaataggtccatgtccatgctgtgttttattactcttttAAAACACGAaaaaaagtgatttatttttctttaattacggattattaATGACAGCAACATAAATCTCATGAACAAAAAATCtgcgataaaggcgcgaacgaattcgctaaatgggaggcgatgttccaagtgtggattaaaagcgtttatgggtttgcccgtgacaccacatgtctgcacatgtgtagataccataattaagataagatatcacgcgtcacctttaaataacatgttaaatgacaatcaagaccttattcatgccagggacctacacaaataggttcatgtccatgctgtgttttattactcttaaaagAATACacatgaaccttatttctactaattacgtaatttatatttaaaaaaaacacgaactattatgtggttgtcagatcgataacagaaactctttacatcctcaaatatattcgataaaaCCGCTTCGCgtccttgttttgcgtagggacctatacaaacatatgtaggtccatgtttttttcttcagtaccgttttggaggcgcgcgagagtattcaggggcgggtaatccgggaggtatcgatttctgggattgtctattacaaacaaaacatggtgtcataaacgtAGGGACCTATAATTGGGTCCCTGTATAAAGAACATGTGGCAGACGACAATTTaggatacctccatgtcatctcttggcatattgagcagtcatttgagccaaattttaaagccaaaatactgtTGCTTCAAGAaatatgttaacatgttttttttaatgaaggcGTTTGACCGAAATGGATTATaatagccagtttaatc
Encoded here:
- the LOC127834228 gene encoding uncharacterized protein LOC127834228, which encodes MVPPDEEHQAHFTKRLALKAAQQHQPVEAKEEAVLLQTSPEEIRLGYMKKSYVENVPSQSERENKRRKTRKRKKEKEAQGSGSIECSMVAERATSNPPSILYEQEKKLTRSPPMNTNTREEVKQGIEFDGNLDSTIPKQSSMLVIEDTPGNVLANPHYTTKDGDSRPIIYLTEVDKPCLLYNKDFGNTATSESQPSTGEDFGSFRSWNSDIIRTTAKETEKAVIDDTGDTRDGTSSFINAVHEVSIENSCFSDNPTSTQLSNVHHVISSSGEEPGRPEVVDLNTLTQELDAQTSQFDKYKIDVAGLPAYTYSRTSIQEIERKCRKHLTKTRFSERDREAFLSKDVYLFTTVRQNNKFKFATSMDCRIEIKDIANTINCTYAPCVFVIQYRQLSIVAHIFEELQEKGLEFCVLILGPKSCINDMQTLHKRLVAFASESDVFIIGHQSWITDMQTLQKGLVAFASESDMQDAVDDLLERFSFSVVEKLMEQMR